cttggcaattcgacgttgatgctttgcataaagggaaggagaattcatacatgttcacgtggaatcaaaagaagattactatcttgccttccggttctgcAAAACATTCTAAGGTGGAAGGGAAGCATACTGTTGCTGTTTCTACGGGAGTGCAGaagctatcaggcgcagttgagaaatctagAGGCACACTAGCTTTATTAGTAAGAGCAAaaggtacaatggaggatgcaccatctttaccaccgccCGTCAAAGAGTTGTTAAAGGAgttcctaagatagtggaggaatcatcaaagcttccacccctgcgggatatccaacatcagattgatctcattcctggatcaaaattaccgaatctgcctcattacaagatgagtccaaaggagagtgaaatcctccaagaacaggtggaagaattactaaagaaggggcatattcgggagagcattagcccctgcggagtacctgccctattagttccaaagaaagatgggacttggagaatgtgcgtggatagcagggccatcaacaaaattacagttcaaTATCGATTTCCTATCCCACGATTGGATGACATGCTAGATCAGCTATCCGGGGCTaaagtcttttctaaaatcgaccttaaaagtggctatcaccaagttcggatcaaggagggagatgaatggaagactgccttcaagactaaggaaggcttgtatgagtggctggttatgccctttggtttaacaaatgcacctagcacttttatgcgactcatgaactaggttttgcgtcctttcttacgcaaatttgtggttgtttattttgatgacattttGATATTTAGTCGCAGTGAGGAAGAACATCTTCAGCATCTCCGTCAAGTCATGACAGTCCTACAAGAAAGTGAGTTGATTATTAATCTTAAGAAGTGCATCTATATGACGGAGCGCGTTCTGTTCCTGGGAttcgttgttagtgcagaagggatacatgttgatgagacgaaggtagaagcaatacgaaattggcccatccccaaaactatttctgaagttcgcagctttcatggccttgccaCTTTCTACCgacggtttatcagaaatttcagcagcatcgttgcccctatcacatattgcttgaagaaagagagagtgtagaaatttgcatggactgaagctgccaacaagaacattgaagagattaaagataagcttacttctgcccctattcttgctctacctgattttgataaactgtttgagattgaatgtgatgcttgtggagttgggattggaGGAGTAttgtcacagtctaaaaggcctattgccttctttagtgagaaactgaataaagctagaaagaagtggtctacttatgagcaagaactatatgcagtattccggatttttaaaacttgggagcagtATTTGACGGGACGAgaatttattattcacacagatcatcagtctctgatccattttaaaactcaaaaacatgtgaataagatgcatgcacgatgggcagcttactttggagccttttattatgtcatcaaacataaggctggccatagtaataaggtggcagatgctttgagtaggagggctgctctgttgattacagttaatcaggaggttgtaggttttgaattcctgaaggatttgtatgctaTAGATAAtgattttgctgatatatgggctagagtccagactcaccagcctactgatgggttcttgatacatgatgactttctttttaaggagaacaggtTATGCATCCCTCGATCTTCCTTGCGGGAGAAGTTGATTCGCAAGatccatggaggaggtttgagtggtcatttggggcgtgacAAGACTATTGCTGGGTTGGAGGAACGTTTTTACTGGCCTGAATTAAAAAAGGATACAGGTCGAATGGTTCAGAAGTGTCCAGtgtgtcaaactcagaagggacattcgcagaatacaggcttatacactccactgcctattccagcccatccttgggaggacttgtctatggattttgttcttggtcttccacgtactcaacgtggatctgattccatttttgttgttgttgacaggttctctAAAATGGCGCACTTCATTCCctgcaagaaaactaatgatgcttcccatgtagcaaaactgttttttcaggagattgttcgcttacatggTGTCCCCAAAACCATTACTTCTgatagagatgtgaagtttctagctcacttctgggtgactttatggaaacGCTTCGGGACTGAACTTCGATACAGCAGTGCTGCTCACCCCCAAATTTatggacaaactgaagtggtAAACCGCACGCTTGACAGTCTTCTACGCTGCATCTGCAGtaacaagaaaactgcttgggatcttgctcttgcccaagcagaatttgcttacaacagtgcgattcacagctccacaaagatgtcaccatttgctgttgtgtacaggaaagtcccagcgcatacagttgatcttattgcaCTTCCCACAGGTTATCACAACCGTCTTGCAGTAAGCAACCtggcaaagcagcacgtggatgttttcaagcaagtacaacaatgccttacggaagccaatgataaatataaagctacagctaataaatataggcgtttcaaatccttcaatgtcggtgatcaagttatggtgtatttacgcaaggagcgtggtggaggacagaaaaagcttgacgccaagaagattggtccattccggatcattcagaagattaatgacaatgtctatgttcttgaccttccacatgagatgaaaatttccaagacgtttaacgtggcagatctatttcagtactatccTGCTGAAGACAACTCaaggtcgagttctttacaagtggaagggaatgatatggaacagttagactcctattaggattatgattatttttgcatattaggattttatttctattgtaaatagcctcccttggctattaggattttagactcctattaggattaggattaattttgcatattaggattttatttctattgtaaatagcttcccttgactattaggattttaaactcctattaggattaggattatttttgcatattaggattttatttctattataaatagcctcccttggctattaggaactCACTTgcaaatttttaagaaatttcaataagacttttcgtcttttagcctatcttttctcttatttcgtcttaaccaaacgatattggttataactcctgacggagtctaaatagtcctgtatCAAAGGTGATGCAGTGCCTTCTGTTGGAGCTGTTGAATTAATTAACAAGCTTACTTATCTATGTCGTGTGGGTTGGGTCACCTATGCAGAAAGTGTGCAGCTTTGGGACTCTCAAACAGGGAAGCTTTCTGATTTCTCAACCCATTTTTCCTTCATCATTGACACTCAAGGTCGTTCATCTTACGGCCATGGACTTGTGTTTTTTCTTGCTCCTGAGGGATTTCAAATTCCTCCAAATTCTGCTGGTGGGTTCTTAGGCCTATTTAATACTTCAACTAGTGACTCTTCTCAGAATCATATTGTTACTGTCGAGTTTGATTCTTTCTCGAATCCAGAATGGGATCCTCCGGTTAAGCATGTTGGGATCAATAATAATTCTATTGCTTCTGCTGTATACACACCTTGGAATGCTAGCTTTCACAGTGGAGATACTGCTGATGCATGGATTGCTTACAATGCTACAAATAAGAATTTGAGTGTGTTTTGGAGTTATTGAAGAGATGTTATATACCACCAGAGCCAAACGACGTCGCAGGAAAGCAAAAGACGGGTGCAAATCCAGAAGCAAGACGACGCCCGTAAAGAAAGCAATTAAATCGGCACCGTTTCATATATAAATGTAACTTACGTCAGAGGAATCCAGAAAATTCAAGAAAAGTCAAGAACATAGTTAGAATTCAGTTTCTCCAAATGTGTATATATACATGAAAATCTCCAAATCAAGAATATACAAAATTCTCAATTTTCATTCCCAATTTTAGCTATTCTCTTCATGGTATCAAACAACTACAAATCCAAAGGAAAATACTAGTATATCTTACGTAATTGATCTTATGAGGGTTTTGCCTGAGCAGGTCACTATTGGATTTTCTGCTGCAACAGGTCAAAATGGAGAACGACATACACTTCAATCTTGGGAGTTCAGTTCAAGTTTGGATATAAACAGGAAACATGGAAAcgaatcaaagaagaacaaaatAATAGTTGGTGTATCAGTCTCAGCTGGAGGTCTGCTGATAGCTGGAGTTATCCTAGCGTTGTTGATTTCACGAGGAAGAAAACGAATCAGGACAAGGAGAGAAGCAGAGGCAACAGGCATAGCTTCCATTAATGAAGACCTTGAAAGAGGAGCGGGACCAAGAAGATTTTCTTACGAGGAACTTGTTTCAGCCACCAACAACTTTTCTGAAGACAGAAAGCTAGGCCAAGGAGGGTTCGGCGCTGTTTACAAAGGATACCTCAATGACAAAGACATGGCAATTGCTGTGAAGAAATTTTCAAGAGGCtctaaacaaggaaagaaagagtaCATCACAGAGGTGAAAACCATCAGCCAACTGAGACACCGGAATCTTGTGCAGCTCATCGGTTGGTGTCACGACAGAAGTGAGTTTCTACTGGTTTACGAGTTCATGCCAAATGGTAGCCTTGATTATCACCTGTTCGGCAAGTCTCGTCCTCTTGCATGGGCAGTGAGGTATAAGATATCACTTGGTTTGGCCTCAGCATTGCTCTATCTTCACGAAGAGTGGGAGCAATGTGTTGTCCACCGAGACGTTAAATCAAGCAATGTAATGCTAGACTCTTGCTTTAacgtgaagcttggagactttggcTTAGCTCGGCTTATGGATCATGAACTTGGTCCCCAGACAACAGAATTGGCCGGGACACTTGGGTATCTGGCCCCAGAATACGTATGCACAGGAAGAGCTAGCAAAGACTCCGACGTATACAGCTTCGGAGTGGTAGCCCTAGAAATTGCGAGTGGTAGAAAGGCAGCTGATTCCATTCAACAGAAATCAGGCGTAAGCTTGGTAGAATGGATATGGGATCTTTATGGATGTGGAGAGCTTCAAATGGGCATTGACAAGAAGCTTCTTACAGAGTATAATGAGAAAGAAATAGAATGTTTGATGATTGTTGGATTATGGTGTGCTCATCCTGATTGCAAAGCCAGGCCATCAATAAGACAAGCAATTCAAGTGTTAAATTTTGAGGCTGCCATCCCAAATCTGCCTCCTAAAATGCCTGTTCCTATGTATTGCTCTGTGACTTCACCAGCAGTTACTTCTACTGAAGCTTCCATCACCAAAATAAAGAAGATACAAATTGTAAATGGAAACTCAAAtttcatttcattaaaaaaatctaaattgatACAAAAAGTATGAGTCAATACCAAAATCTTCCATATTGTAAGGAAATTTATTCCTTTATCCAAAGTTAAAATTACTTCCGTGGGAAAGATAAATTCATATGGTAGGCAAGGAGCTTTTCATATTCAGAATGGGCAAGAaaagtcaaaataaataaatgagtagggctgtaaatgagccaagctattcgtgagctactcgagactcgactcgataaaaactcgaccgaattcggctcgttttttaaacgagctaagctcgagctcaattttgaggctcgtcacttaaacgagctgagcttgagctccatagtattcggctcgttaaggctcgcgagctggctcgtttttaggctcgcgagctggctcgttgagaatgctcacgagcaggctcgttaaataggctcgtgagtaatattgtttaaataaattggtgaaccaattcgttaaataaatttatgaacaagttcatatattattaaaaaaataaaaataactataaagttataaaatttaaactattataaatacttgaaaattatagtattgaaaattacaaataattaagattaattattataattaatattctttaaaattaaattataaaaatcttttgtatataattattataataagattccataaaattaatgtataatcacaaataattaatattaattattataataagtattctttaaaattatagtactacatgataaattgagttgtaaaaattatatacattttaaaattaaagtataattataaaaattttttgtatataattaagcatacaatataaaagatgataataattatcaaagtatattaataataattaattaaggttatatggatattgaagttgaaattcaagttaactaattgaacaagcatgaagatgattataaagataattaaattatattagtttgTTTCAACTATTGGAAGTTGgaatcaactttattcgtttgatattaaactttgtgtgtaatctaattttattatgttgttgaatttatatttatttgtgttattttagttataaattgtgttatgtaattttttttatgtacactctcttttttttatattattgaaattaatgatgattaaaaactgattaaagtgtaattattaattcgagctcgagcctgaacttgagttcaaaccaaactttttaattttgagctcggtctcgagcttttttaacgagtttcttaatcgagctttccgagttcgagctcgagttttattaacgagtttcttaattgagcttttcgagctcgagctcgaattaggctcgttattaaatcgaacgagtctttcacgagtcgagctcgaatcgagctcgattataatatttaattctcgagccgagctcgaatcaaatattagagctccagtcgagctcgagctcgagcttccaaacttttttaataaacgagtttGAGTTTTACAAAACTCGGTTCGGCTCGGCTCGATTACACCCCTGTAATCCCCTATAAATGAAGGTATACATCTATGAAAATTAGCTATTAAAAGAGAAAATCCTCTCTCTAAAAATTAGAGAGAGTTTATAATTCAATGGCTTAAATATcttaaaaattcaaaactttagttttttttgtcaatttagtcaattttttttcttattaaattttgattaatttaaaactttagtattaattttaacttaaagtcaaaattaaaattgagaattGTTAATATAGTAGCTgactattaatattttatttgatattgcTGACGTGGCTAAAAATTTcatagtaaaaatttaaaatttttttgatatttatctATTATAgtccaattttaaattattattttaattatagttaattaactaattttaatataaattatttaaaattaatattttcttagtataattaaaaaataatatatttatttattttacataatataatttatggaaattttcttttttatgtctaagttatatttttaaatatatttattaatattatttatgaaataaatataatattttatgattaaaaatattatattatttaaaatattattgagaTAACTTTTCAGTTTCtctcaaattaattatttttccattaaatgaattgtttttaacatttaagCCTAATTCGATTACataactttttaatttgttataatAATTCGATTTTGGAACAATGGTGAAACGATATGATCACTTCTAAATTAATGTGTtagataattaataatttatcatttcCCTTTAAAAATTGATGGAGTTTACCTTCTCgtggtaaaaaaaaataataagtaaaatttattatttaatttttataatataaaaaatttaattagttaatttttttattttaaaaatatattcaaatacttttaaatttccacaaaatttattaattaatcgattatactatttagtttttatagtacgaaaaattcattaatataacctctattaattttaaaaaatatattgagatatctctaaatttttttaaaaaatatattaattaatattaaaaatattttaaatttttcatcagctaaataatattttaatatattttttaaattgatgatTCCTTTCATACTGTATAAAATATCTACCACCAAACTAAACATGGTTTCATCCGGGCTCCTATttattcgaaaaaaaaaaaaagaagaagatttttATACTTCCTTTTTAGGCCAAATCACAATATCAtttcataatattaaaataaaacaagaagtaGGGAATTTCTTAAGGTTTCTTGGCGTTGGGTTCCCTTAATTGAAGAGCGAGTTAGTTAAATGTTTATTTTATGCTTGATTTTAAAATTGGAGCTGCGTTGAACATGGTACCAGGCCTCTTCATTTCAGATAAACTTTGCTTGGTTGCTTCTTTCAccgtatttttttttatggcaTGATTCCTTTCAGTGGTGCTTCTTTCAAACATACACTGCCATTGGTAGTTGAAACGTAAGCCTCAAATGTTTAGACTAACTCggcattttgtattttttttttatattgaatttCGATTAGGATTGGAACGAGCAACTTCAAAATCCTGACACCATTATATAATTGTTTTGGTCCTTTACCTTTTGCCAACCATGGCCTCTCTCTGGAGCTTGCAAAATTTGCTTTTTCTGCTCCTTCTGGTTCTTCCTCCTGCTAACTCAATCTCCTTTCAGAAACCGCGGTTCGATTCTCTTGACCCCAGTATAATCTATGAAGGAGGTGCAACAGCATCTGTTGGAGCTGTTGAATTCAACAGTGACACTTATATGTGTCAAGTTGGTAGAATCACTTACGCTGACAAGGTGCCTCTCTGGGATTCCAAAAGCAGAAGGCTCACTGATTTCACTAATCATTTCTCTTTTTACATTGATGTCCAAGGTCGAAGTTCTTACGCTGCTGGATTTGCTTTCTTCCTTTCTCCGGTTGGATTTCACATACCACCCAATTCAGCTGGAGGATTTTTAGGCCTGTTCAATATCACAACTAGTGACTCCCCACAAAACCAAATCGTTCACGTTGAATTTGACTCCTTCCCGAATACTGAATGGGATCCTCAGGTTCAGCATGTGGGGATTAATAACAATTCAGTTCATTCAGCTACGTATACATATTGGAATACTAGTTTGCACACTGGAGATACTGCTGATGTGTGGATCACTTATGCTGCTTCAACCAGAAATTTGACCGTGTCTTGGAAATATCAAACAACTCAGGCTTATAATGAGAACACCAGCCTTTCGTATATTATTGATCTCAGGGAGGTTCTGCCTGAGTGGATACAGATTGGATTTACAGCTGCTACAAGTAATCTGATAGAACGCCATGTACTTCAATCCTGGGAGTTTAAATCGAGTTTGGAGATGAAGGAAACAAATGGCGAAAATTCTAAGAAGGTAGGATTGATAGTTGGCCTAGCAGTTCCATTAGCTGTTCTGATATCTGCTGTGGTTCTTGTATTTGGAATCTTGTGGAGAAGGAAGCAGAAGAGGAGAGAAACACCAGAGACGATGAACTTAACATCAATTAATGAAGACCTTGAAAGAGGAGCAATCCCAAGAAAATTTTCTTACAATGACCTTGATTCAGCTACCAAAAACTTTTCACACGAGAGGAAGCTAGGAGAAGGAGGGTTTGGAGCTGTTTACAAGGGCTACCTTGCTAATCTAGACATGGCAGTCGCTGTGAAGAAAATTTCAAGGGGTTCTAAACAGGGGAAGAAGGAGTACATAACCGAGGTGAGGGTCATCAGCCGGTTGAGACATCGGAATCTGGTGCAGCTCATCGGCTGGTGCCATGAAGGAGGTGAATTTCTTCTTGTGTACGAGTTTATGCCAAATGGTAGTCTTGATTCTCACCTCTTCGGGAAGAAGAGTCCGCTCATCTGGGCCGTCAGATACAGAGCAGCTCTTGGCTTGGCCGCTGCGCTGCTCTACCTTCACGAAGAGTGGGAACAATGCGTGGTCCACCGGGATATAAAATCAAGCAACATAATGCTTGACTCGAATTTTAACGTAAAGCTTGGAGATTTTGGGTTGGCTCGACTCATGGACCATGAGCTAGGTCCGCAAACAACAGGGTTGGCTGGAACTCTAGGCTACTTGGCTCCAGAATATATAAGCACAGGCCGGGCGAGCAAAGAGTCAGACATCTATAGCTTTGGTGTCGTTGCATTAGAGATTGCTACCGGAAAGAAAGCAAATGATCCTTTTGGGCAAAATTCAGACAAGAAATTGGTAGAGTGGATTTGGGATCTTTATGGAAGTGGCAAACTGAGAATAGCTACTGATGAAAGAGTTCGTCAGGATTTTGATGAGAAAGAAGCAGAGTGTTTAATGGTGGTTGGATTATGGTGTGCTCATCCTGATTACAATCTGAGACCTTCAATAAGGCAAGCAATGCAAGTTCTTAATTTCGAAGCAGAATTGCCAATTCTTCCTGGAAAAATGCCAGTTCCCTTGTATCATGTGCCAACATCATCATCAGTTTGCTCTGCTGAACCTTTAATTTCATGTTCAAGCATTGAGGCAGGTCGTTAATTCCTGACTCCACCTTCCTGttgtaataaattaattttgtttcTTTTGACATTGTGCAtgtgagacaaaaagctggaAAAATCAAGATGAGCAGTGTGAAAAGAACTTGCTTTGCAGGAAGGACTGCAATTGAAAATATTGGgcttaaattgaaataattttatatgatgTTTGACTATATCTCTGTGTGATAATGGAGTGCCTCCTAAGTAAAACTTGTTTAGTTATTTAATTAGGTGGGTTAGTTGTTATCATGGGCAAGAGATGGAGAtgggaaaattttaaattgtaaaagaATGGAGGGTAGCTATAACGTTTGACTTAGAAATTGTTTAAGCAAATGATTTCGATAtcttttttacaatttttaagCAAATGATTTTGATATCTTTTTTTATTGGTAAAGATAAGGTTAAGAATCCAATAATCatacaatttaaaaattaagtacgaaaaataattcatacacaaatttaatatgatttgttaatttgattatattcacagtgattaaaattttttttattttcatgtgAGTTTTTAAAAAAGTCGTGTCTAAAAATGgtaaaaatagtaaatttttaaaaaactttttaaatgatgattgaataattgatatgtaactcaaaaattaaaataaatgtataaTTTATACTAGAGATACGGAGAGAATTTCACATTGAGAACCGGGAGAgaaattgttttttatttaaaacgataaaaaaaaagatattagaagaaattattttctatttaaaacgaTAGAGAAAAAGATATTAGAATATTATGAGAACCGAAAAAGAGGTAAAAAACCCTCAATTTAAAAGTTAGTGAGGGAGGGAGTTTCAAAATGCTGTTAGCTTCTGAAATTTATACTATATATCATCAAAATGACTTGATTCGATTTGCTTTACAATTATAAAGTCCTTAATTAATCTCGTAAAGATGTGGAACAAGCTCACCTCTTCTGGCCCAAATAGCACTTTGTAGTGTCTTGGGTTTGACAATGTTAACTCTGCCCTTCAGTACTAACGTGTTGGGCCAGCTGAATTCATTTTCATTAGGTTAGCTTATGGTTCAACCTCAttacattttaaat
This genomic interval from Manihot esculenta cultivar AM560-2 chromosome 12, M.esculenta_v8, whole genome shotgun sequence contains the following:
- the LOC110628068 gene encoding L-type lectin-domain containing receptor kinase IX.1, with amino-acid sequence MASLWSLQNLLFLLLLVLPPANSISFQKPRFDSLDPSIIYEGGATASVGAVEFNSDTYMCQVGRITYADKVPLWDSKSRRLTDFTNHFSFYIDVQGRSSYAAGFAFFLSPVGFHIPPNSAGGFLGLFNITTSDSPQNQIVHVEFDSFPNTEWDPQVQHVGINNNSVHSATYTYWNTSLHTGDTADVWITYAASTRNLTVSWKYQTTQAYNENTSLSYIIDLREVLPEWIQIGFTAATSNLIERHVLQSWEFKSSLEMKETNGENSKKVGLIVGLAVPLAVLISAVVLVFGILWRRKQKRRETPETMNLTSINEDLERGAIPRKFSYNDLDSATKNFSHERKLGEGGFGAVYKGYLANLDMAVAVKKISRGSKQGKKEYITEVRVISRLRHRNLVQLIGWCHEGGEFLLVYEFMPNGSLDSHLFGKKSPLIWAVRYRAALGLAAALLYLHEEWEQCVVHRDIKSSNIMLDSNFNVKLGDFGLARLMDHELGPQTTGLAGTLGYLAPEYISTGRASKESDIYSFGVVALEIATGKKANDPFGQNSDKKLVEWIWDLYGSGKLRIATDERVRQDFDEKEAECLMVVGLWCAHPDYNLRPSIRQAMQVLNFEAELPILPGKMPVPLYHVPTSSSVCSAEPLISCSSIEAGR